In Nicotiana tabacum cultivar K326 chromosome 19, ASM71507v2, whole genome shotgun sequence, one DNA window encodes the following:
- the LOC107816886 gene encoding serine/threonine-protein kinase Nek2 isoform X1, translating to MENYEILEQVGKGSFGSALLVRHKQEKKKYVMKKIRLARQTERTRRSAHQEMELISRIQSRFVVEYKDSWVEKGCYVCIIIGYCEGGDMADAIKRANGVLFPEEKLCKWLVQLLMALDHLHTNHIIHRDVKCSNIFLTKEHDIRLGDFGLAKILSSDDLASSVVGTPSYMCPELLADIPYGCKSDIWSLGCCMYEMTAYKPAFKAFDMQGLINKINKCIVAPLPTTYSGAFRGLIKSMLRKNPELRPSAADLLRHPHLQPYVLKILLNSDSPRQHKFLVQPSNSNYVKKKRLSEPRTAPVFNEREERRLSSDRALNPSISGMNSPCLSRRAKNLMSSLKKNFSEPSVESTPYDLGVKSSAMSKLSAAVKTVRFDSNRNSTPHRRQSTPLKMSNAGSTRELLPVTHTPVSQPSKSTRRTSLPLSTKAGKLESPYKHNVGLLHQMKSPDVSVNAPRIDKMVDPLASSEDPLLPIQRASPKSVQLSSPSPRYSDWSFTKDKCTVQVVDRSFPKPPLIDPIHGIARIGSECSEHDATTGASSRSSSESRPRRFDTSSYQQRAEALEGLLEFSAQLLHQERLEELTVLLKPFGPEKVSPRETAIWLTKSFKEKGV from the exons ATGGAAAATTATGAGATTTTGGAGCAGGTTGGAAAAGGTTCCTTTGGCTCTGCACTACTTGTAAGGcataaacaagaaaagaagaa ATATGTTATGAAAAAAATTCGCTTAGCTCGCCAGACAGAGAGAACACGCAGATCTGCCCACCAGGAG ATGGAACTGATCTCAAGAATACAAAGTCGATTTGTGGTGGAATACAAAGATTCCTGGGTGGAAAAG GGATGCTACGTGTGCATTATTATTGGGTATTGTGAAGGTGGTGATAT GGCAGATGCTATTAAGAGAGCTAATGGTGTTCTTTTCCCTGAGGAG AAGCTTTGTAAGTGGCTAGTTCAACTTCTGATGGCACTTGATCACTTGCATACGAATCATATAATTCACCGTGATGTCAAG TGTTCAAACATTTTTCTGACCAAAGAGCACGATATACGTCTAG GCGATTTTGGTCTTGCTAAAATACTGTCCTCGGATGATCTTGCTTCCTCT GTGGTGGGTACCCCAAGTTATATGTGTCCCGAGCTTCTTGCTGATATACCCTATGGTTGTAAATCAGACATCTGGTCTTTGG GTTGCTGCATGTATGAAATGACTGCTTACAAGCCGGCATTCAAAGCATTT GATATGCAAGGTCTAATTAACAAAATTAACAAATGTATAGTTGCTCCACTTCCCACCACGTATTCTGGTGCATT CCGTGGCCTTATTAAGAGTATGCTAAGGAAAAACCCAGAACTCAGACCAAGT GCTGCAGATTTACTCCGACATCCCCATCTTCAGCCCTACGTGTTAAAAATCCTTCTGAATTCTGACAGCCCTAGACAGCACAAGTTCCTCGTCCAACCCTCTAATTCAAACTATGTAAAGAAAAAAAGATTGTCTGAGCCCAGAACTGCTCCAGTCTTTAATGAAAGAGAGGAGAGGCGATTGTCCAGTGATAGGGCTTTGAACCCTAGTATTTCTGGAATGAATTCTCCATGTTTATCTCGGAGAGCAAAAAATCTAATGAGTTCTTTGAAGAAAAATTTCTCAGAGCCGTCTGTTGAAAGTACTCCCTATGACCTTGGGGTAAAAAGTTCTGCAATGTCAAAGTTGTCGGCAGCTGTCAAAACTGTGCGATTCGATTCAAATAGAAATTCCACACCTCACAGGAGACAGAGCACTCCATTAAAGATGTCCAATGCTGGTTCTACCCGTGAACTG CTTCCAGTGACACATACACCAGTTAGCCAACCTTCCAAGTCAACGCGTAGAACTTCTCTTCCTTTATCCACAAAAGCTGGGAAGTTGGAGTCACCTTACAAACATAATGTTGGTCTTCTTCACCAAATGAAGTCTCCGGATGTCTCTGTGAATGCTCCAAGAATTGACAAGATGGTTGATCCCTTGGCTTCTTCAGAAGACCCTCTTTTACCCATCCAGAGAGCTTCACCGAAATCTGTTCAGTTGTCTTCCCCCTCACCACGCTATAGTGACTGGTCGTTCACAAAAGACAAGTGTACAGTACAGGTTGTTGATAGAAGCTTTCCCAAGCCACCTTTAATTGACCCTATTCATGGAATTGCGCGGATTGGAAGTGAATGTTCAGAACATGATGCAACAACTGGTGCTTCAAGCCGGTCATCTTCAGAATCTCGTCCCCGGAGGTTTGACACCTCTTCTTACCAGCAACGTGCTGAAGCCTTAGAAGGATTACTTGAGTTCAGCGCGCAACTATTGCACCAAGAGCGTTTAGAAGAGCTTACAGTGTTACTGAAGCCATTTGGACCAGAAAAGGTTTCTCCAAGGGAAACTGCTATCTGGCTGACCAAGAGTTTCAAGGAGAAGGGAGTGTAA
- the LOC107816886 gene encoding serine/threonine-protein kinase Nek2 isoform X2, with translation MELISRIQSRFVVEYKDSWVEKGCYVCIIIGYCEGGDMADAIKRANGVLFPEEKLCKWLVQLLMALDHLHTNHIIHRDVKCSNIFLTKEHDIRLGDFGLAKILSSDDLASSVVGTPSYMCPELLADIPYGCKSDIWSLGCCMYEMTAYKPAFKAFDMQGLINKINKCIVAPLPTTYSGAFRGLIKSMLRKNPELRPSAADLLRHPHLQPYVLKILLNSDSPRQHKFLVQPSNSNYVKKKRLSEPRTAPVFNEREERRLSSDRALNPSISGMNSPCLSRRAKNLMSSLKKNFSEPSVESTPYDLGVKSSAMSKLSAAVKTVRFDSNRNSTPHRRQSTPLKMSNAGSTRELLPVTHTPVSQPSKSTRRTSLPLSTKAGKLESPYKHNVGLLHQMKSPDVSVNAPRIDKMVDPLASSEDPLLPIQRASPKSVQLSSPSPRYSDWSFTKDKCTVQVVDRSFPKPPLIDPIHGIARIGSECSEHDATTGASSRSSSESRPRRFDTSSYQQRAEALEGLLEFSAQLLHQERLEELTVLLKPFGPEKVSPRETAIWLTKSFKEKGV, from the exons ATGGAACTGATCTCAAGAATACAAAGTCGATTTGTGGTGGAATACAAAGATTCCTGGGTGGAAAAG GGATGCTACGTGTGCATTATTATTGGGTATTGTGAAGGTGGTGATAT GGCAGATGCTATTAAGAGAGCTAATGGTGTTCTTTTCCCTGAGGAG AAGCTTTGTAAGTGGCTAGTTCAACTTCTGATGGCACTTGATCACTTGCATACGAATCATATAATTCACCGTGATGTCAAG TGTTCAAACATTTTTCTGACCAAAGAGCACGATATACGTCTAG GCGATTTTGGTCTTGCTAAAATACTGTCCTCGGATGATCTTGCTTCCTCT GTGGTGGGTACCCCAAGTTATATGTGTCCCGAGCTTCTTGCTGATATACCCTATGGTTGTAAATCAGACATCTGGTCTTTGG GTTGCTGCATGTATGAAATGACTGCTTACAAGCCGGCATTCAAAGCATTT GATATGCAAGGTCTAATTAACAAAATTAACAAATGTATAGTTGCTCCACTTCCCACCACGTATTCTGGTGCATT CCGTGGCCTTATTAAGAGTATGCTAAGGAAAAACCCAGAACTCAGACCAAGT GCTGCAGATTTACTCCGACATCCCCATCTTCAGCCCTACGTGTTAAAAATCCTTCTGAATTCTGACAGCCCTAGACAGCACAAGTTCCTCGTCCAACCCTCTAATTCAAACTATGTAAAGAAAAAAAGATTGTCTGAGCCCAGAACTGCTCCAGTCTTTAATGAAAGAGAGGAGAGGCGATTGTCCAGTGATAGGGCTTTGAACCCTAGTATTTCTGGAATGAATTCTCCATGTTTATCTCGGAGAGCAAAAAATCTAATGAGTTCTTTGAAGAAAAATTTCTCAGAGCCGTCTGTTGAAAGTACTCCCTATGACCTTGGGGTAAAAAGTTCTGCAATGTCAAAGTTGTCGGCAGCTGTCAAAACTGTGCGATTCGATTCAAATAGAAATTCCACACCTCACAGGAGACAGAGCACTCCATTAAAGATGTCCAATGCTGGTTCTACCCGTGAACTG CTTCCAGTGACACATACACCAGTTAGCCAACCTTCCAAGTCAACGCGTAGAACTTCTCTTCCTTTATCCACAAAAGCTGGGAAGTTGGAGTCACCTTACAAACATAATGTTGGTCTTCTTCACCAAATGAAGTCTCCGGATGTCTCTGTGAATGCTCCAAGAATTGACAAGATGGTTGATCCCTTGGCTTCTTCAGAAGACCCTCTTTTACCCATCCAGAGAGCTTCACCGAAATCTGTTCAGTTGTCTTCCCCCTCACCACGCTATAGTGACTGGTCGTTCACAAAAGACAAGTGTACAGTACAGGTTGTTGATAGAAGCTTTCCCAAGCCACCTTTAATTGACCCTATTCATGGAATTGCGCGGATTGGAAGTGAATGTTCAGAACATGATGCAACAACTGGTGCTTCAAGCCGGTCATCTTCAGAATCTCGTCCCCGGAGGTTTGACACCTCTTCTTACCAGCAACGTGCTGAAGCCTTAGAAGGATTACTTGAGTTCAGCGCGCAACTATTGCACCAAGAGCGTTTAGAAGAGCTTACAGTGTTACTGAAGCCATTTGGACCAGAAAAGGTTTCTCCAAGGGAAACTGCTATCTGGCTGACCAAGAGTTTCAAGGAGAAGGGAGTGTAA